A window of Sander vitreus isolate 19-12246 chromosome 18, sanVit1, whole genome shotgun sequence contains these coding sequences:
- the cfap206 gene encoding cilia- and flagella-associated protein 206, with product MSRAHAESVIKNIICEIVQECAVRGHVVSETLVAFTVKAVVLDPRNGFNVDRLLTKQDVQKLVELCLEKLMEKCSPSLDTIKMQVYFDMNYTSRCEFLEEIHRVVESRLSPVRREITDSRVKTREELDALYRKIITFVQLSTSMGSPKDDKAVQQATAALQSVFPQMELGAFMVLLKRDKEQQLNELAMLVTGIRLFNKASKKESEETDIHELMPAILNEALPVTSKSIEHELSVSQNLAWKYTAVLEKLTDPDSQPGECDVPVVLLKQALYNIRQHEVFLKMLLADACLCAKHVESLQTELSSQMKLLKETVQSKTAVPTARVFPLFKSLSKVWSGLKDEAELLNILNNITHNLQPFIASQAKIFSQAYLDGLLESSEVKTDEQRMTESSGERIVPAEMKTQEWLLPETTANFNELSLQYNGVCGYTLVNNDGLLLPGNPHIGVFKHKEKLYVFRSKEAALKFASSPGDFIAEVAEKAKHSPELIQLLKLHQQFSRVSPYAEMQPGERLLVKPITKCESGTQTDIHPVETNIVKSYEWNEWELRRKAIKLADLLTKVTHSVQTDLSHMRRENVTQTWLPKNAACQSKRDGESNVPKPQIYLAGLRGQRDGNMVKTNLTRSVDE from the exons ATGTCTCGAGCTCACGCAGAAAGCGtgattaaaaacattatttgtgAAATAGTGCAGGAGTGTGCAGTGAGAGGACATGTGGTGTCGGAAACTTTGGTGGCTTTCACG GTGAAAGCTGTTGTGCTGGACCCAAGAAATGGGTTTAATGTTGATCGATTACTGACCAAACAAGACGTCCAGAAACTTGTAGAG CTGTGTCTGGAAAAACTAATGGAAAAGTGCAGCCCGTCCCTTGACACAATCAAAATGCAAGTGTATTTTGATATGAATTACACCTCACGAT GTGAGTTTCTTGAGGAAATCCATCGGGTGGTGGAGTCCAGGCTGAGTCCAGTGAGGAGAGAGATCACTGACAGCAGAGTGAAAACACGGGAGGAATTAGACGCTTTGTACCGTAAAATCATCACCTTTGTCCAGCTGTCCACCAGCATGGGCTCACCTAAAGATGACAAGGCTGTGCAACAGGCTACAG CTGCCCTGCAGAGTGTCTTCCCTCAGATGGAACTGGGAGCCTTCATGGTGCTCTTAAAGCGGGAcaaggagcagcagctcaatGAGCTCGCCATGCTTGTCACAGGGATCCGACTCTTCAACAAAGCCAGCAAGAAGGAAAGCGAGGAGACTGACATCCATGAACTAA TGCCCGCAATCCTTAATGAAGCTCTTCCAGTCACCAGTAAAAGCATTGAACACGAGCTGAGTGTGTCACAGAATTTGGCATGGAAATACACAGCAGTGCTGGAGAAGCTAACGGACCCTGACAGTCAGCCTGGAGAATGTGACGTGCCAGTTGTCCTGCTCAAACAGGCTCTCTACAACATCAGGCAGCATGAAGTTTTCCTTAAAATGTTACTG GCTGATGCATGTCTATGTGCCAAGCATGTTGAAAGCCTACAGACTGAGCTCTCATCACAGATGAAGCTGCTAAAAGAAACTGTGCAATCAAAGACAGCTGTACCGACTGCAAGAGTTTTT CCACTGTTCAAGTCCCTGTCAAAGGTGTGGTCTGGACTTAAGGATGAGGCTGAGCTGCTGAACATCCTTAATAACATCACGCACAATCTACAGCCCTTCATTGCCTCTCAGGCCAAGATTTTTTCGCAGGCTTATTTGGACGGTCTGCTGGAGTCGTCAGAGGTGAAAACAGACGAACAGAGAATGACTGAGTCCTCAG GTGAGCGTATTGTTCCAGCTGAGATGAAGACACAGGAATGGCTCCTGCCTGAAACAACAGCCAATTTTAATGAGCTGTCGCTACAGTATAATGGAGTCTGTGGCTACACGCTTGTGAACAACGATGGGCTTCTACTTCCAG GTAATCCACACATTGGAGTCTTTAAACACAAGGAGAAGCTCTATGTTTTTAGGTCCAAAGAAGCTGCCTTAAAATTTGCCTCCAGTCCGGGCGACTTCATTGCAGAGGTGGCAGAGAAAGCCAAGCACTCCCCTGAACTCATTCAGCTCCTCAAACTCCACCAACAATTTTCCCGCGTCAGTCCTTACGCAGAG ATGCAGCCAGGAGAGAGGTTATTGGTAAAGCCCATCACCAAGTGTGAGAgcggcacacagacagacatccaCCCAGTGGAGACAAACATTGTCAAGTCATACGAGTGGAATGAGTGGGAGCTGCGTAGAAAAGCTATCAAACTG GCTGATCTCTTGACCAAAGTGACACACTCGGTGCAGACTGATCTGAGCCACATGAGAAGGGAAAACGTCACTCAGACCTGGCTGCCCAAGAACGCTGCCTGTCAAAGCAAGAGAGACGGTGAGAGCAACGTGCCCAAACCTCAGATCTACCTGGCTGGTCTGAGGGGACAAAGAGACGGAAACATGGTCAAAACAAACCTGACCAGGTCGGTGGATGAATAA
- the LOC144533262 gene encoding gamma-aminobutyric acid receptor subunit rho-1-like — protein sequence MHTDVVLVNLLVWMVGVSGQILLQCRHRSKREMPLTEGSSRNIGSPMFKRSPDITKAWGTKSEQLLRIDDHDFTMRPGFGGPAVPVGVDVQVESLDAISEVDMDFTMTLYLRHYWKDERLSFRSNNNLSMTFDSRLVKKIWVPDLFFVHSKKSFIHDTTTENVMLRLYPDGKVLYSLRVTVTSMCSMDLSRFPLDTQTCSLEIESYAYTDDDLMLYWKKGNRSLNTDERISLSQFLIQEFHTTTKLAFYSSTGWYNRLYINFTLRRHVFFFLLQTYFPATLMVMLSWVSFWIDRRAVPARVPLGITTVLTMSTIITGVNASMPRVSYIKAVDIYLWVSFVFVFLSVIEYAAVNYLSTLEERKEKALRERLSCTCGMAHPGMMSASYSEVNANTTGNYGMPEVNGVKKERILVELRMENDQVTGHVGSNAYSNVWIDTHVIDKYSRVLFPGSYILFNIIYWSSYS from the exons CCCCATGTTCAAGAGGAGTCCAGATATAACTAAAGCCTGGGGTACAAAGTCAGAGCAGCTGCTGAGGATAGACGACCATGACTTTACAATGCGACCAGGATTTGGAG GGCCTGCAGTCCCTGTTGGAGTGGATGTTCAGGTTGAAAGTTTGGATGCTATTTCAGAGGTCGATATG GACTTTACTATGACCCTGTATCTGAGGCACTACTGGAAAGATGAACGTCTGTCCTTTAGAAGCAACAACAACCTGAGCATGACCTTCGATAGCCGCCTGGTGAAGAAAATCTGGGTACCTGACCTGTTTTTTGTCCACTCTAAGAAGTCCTTCATCCACGACACGACCACTGAGAACGTCATGCTGCGACTTTACCCAGATGGCAAAGTCCTCTACAGCCTCCG GGTGACAGTCACGTCCATGTGTAGCATGGATCTAAGTCGCTTTCCTCTCGACACACAGACATGCTCTTTGGAGATAGAGAGCT ATGCGTATACAGATGATGACCTGATGCTGTACTGGAAGAAAGGGAACAGGTCATTAAACACAGACGAGAGAATTTCTCTCTCCCAGTTCCTCATCCAGGAGTTCCACACTACCACCAAGCTGGCCTTCTACAGCAGCACAG GCTGGTACAACCGTCTGTACATCAACTTCACTCTGCGGCGTCACGTCTTCTTTTTCCTGCTGCAGACCTACTTCCCAGCCACTCTGATGGTCATGCTGTCCTGGGTGTCCTTCTGGATCGACCGCAGGGCCGTCCCTGCCAGAGTGCCACTAG GTATAACTACGGTGCTCACCATGTCCACCATCATCACTGGAGTCAATGCCTCCATGCCCAGGGTGTCGTACATCAAAGCTGTGGACATTTACCTGTGGGtcagttttgtctttgtgttccTGTCGGTGATAGAGTACGCTGCAGTCAACTACCTGTCTACTCTAGAAGAACGCAAGGAGAAGGCACTCCGAGAGAGG CTGTCATGTACCTGTGGTATGGCCCATCCTGGCATGATGTCAGCCAGCTACAGTGAGGTGAACGCCAACACGACAGGGAACTATGGCATGCCAGAAGTGAATGGGGTGAAAAAGGAGAGGATACTGGTGGAGCTAAGGATGGAGAACGACCAGGTCACTGGCCATGTTGGCTCCAACGCCTACAGCAACGTCTGGATCGACACGCATGTCATAGACAAGTACTCCCGGGTCCTCTTTCCTGGATCTTACATACTTTTCAACATCATCTACTGGTCTAGTTACTCCTAA